The genomic stretch CTCTGACAGGCAAAATTGTGGCATTAAGCCGGTTCATATCGCGCATGTCCGACCGTTGCCAGCCCTTCTTGCAATGCATAAAGAAATCCACCAACACCGCATGGGGACCAGAATAAAGTAAAGCATTGGAAGAATTGAAAGCTTATTTGAGCTCTCCTCCTATATTGAGCTCCCCCATCACCAATGAAGATCTATTCTTGTATCTGTTTGTCTCACACTTTGCTGTGAGTTCCGTTTTCTTCCAAGAAGAGGCTAGTCATCAGAGGCCAGTGTTTTATTGCGGCAAGATGCTTCTGGACGCTGAAACTCACTACagtatgatggaaaaattggcactcgCACTCATCACAGCAAAGACGAAGTTACGACAATATTTTGAAAGTCACACCATCATTGTATATACGGACTATCCActgaagcaagtattaagtaaACCCGATCTCTCTGGAAGGTTATCTAAATGGGCAGTTAAGCTAGGGACGTATGATATAAAATTCTCTCCACGAAAAGCAAAAAAAAGGACAAGTACTTGCTGACTTCCTGGTTGAAATACAATCTTTCACCCCAGACACCCTGCCTGAATTGTTAGAATCAAAAGATGAATGGGTGTGGACAATGCATACGGATGGGGCATCCAATTCCCAAGGAGCCGGTATTGGCGTCGTGTTAGAGGCTCCCTCAGGCCTCAAAATCGAGGAAGCCATTCGTTTAGAATAGTTCACAAcgaataatgaagcggaatatgaGGCTCTAATCTATGGTTTAGAACTAGCACGAGACATAGGCATTAAACGTCTGAATGTCAGAGGAGATTCACAGCTTATGATAGAACAAGCGGTTGGGAATTTCGATACCAAAGCACCCCATCTAGCTAGCCTACTACAGAAAGTAACTGACTTGCGATCAAATTTCCACCAATTCGAACTCGTACAAGTACCGAGGGAGAAAAATCAGAAGGCCGATGCCCTTGCCAAATTATCCTCTGCAGGAGACTGTACACGCCAATCCTCCATATCTATAAGCCGGTCAATCAAAGCTTTAGAAGTCTACTCAACCTCGTCAGAACTCGAGTGCTGCATGGACCCAATCGTTCGATACTTGTCCACCTCTGAACTACCCCCTCATCCAAAAGACACGAAGCTTTTGCGCCTTCGAGCACAACACTATTCCATGATCCATGGAACGCTATATCGCAAGTCCTTAGATGGCCCCTACCTTCGGTGTTTGCATCCATCAGAAGCTAAAAAACTGTTAGAAGAGATACACGAGAGAGCATGTGGAAATCACACGGGGGGTCGGAGTCTGGCACACAAGGCACTTACAGCGGGGTACTACTGGTCGTACATGATGACAGAAGCACGAGACTatgccaaaaaatgtgacaaatgccaacgatttGCACCATCCATCCATCAACCCGCTCAAACTTTACACTCAATCGTTGCACCTTGGCCTTTCGCAAAATGGGGCATGGACGTGGTAGGTGAACTGCCTAAGGCTGTTGGAGGAAAACGGTATGCTCTAGTAGccactgattacttcactaagtgggttgtGGCAGAAGCGTATGTCACGGTCAGCAAAACAGACACCATGAACTTCATATGGAAGCACATCATCTGTCAATTTGGGATACCATGGGAGATAGTCGTTGACAATGGAACCCCGTTCCAAAATGCCAAAGTACAAGAACTATGTGACACATACAAGATCAAGTTGAGTTTTGCCTCTGTCACTTACCAGCAAGGCAATGGCCAAGCAAAAGCTTCCAATAAAGTTATTTTTGCCAGCATTAAGAAgaacttggaagataaaaaaggaGCATGGGCAGAGGAACTACTGAAGGTGTTATGGGCGTACAGGACAACAAAAAGGTCCTCTACGGGTGAATCTCCCTACGCCATGGTATATGGAACAGAAGCTATCATCCCGACAGAAGTGGGCCTGCCTACACTTTGAATAGAGATCGCCTCTGATCAAACCACAAACAACATTCAACTAGTGCACAACCTAGACCTTCTGGAAGAAGTACGTGCGATGGCACAATTACGAAgggaaaattatcaaaaggcTGCAGAACGCTACTACAACAAAAGAGTCCACTCACGCACATTTCAGAAAGGTGATTGGGTTCTACGCAAGGTCACCGGCAACAAAAAGAAGCTagaaccaaactgggaagggccttttgAAATCATAGAAGTACTAGGCAGAGGGTCTTATACTCTTAAGAATGTACGTAGTGGGAAGAtcgtacttggaattcaatgtctttgaaacaatattattgttaattgttgtactgtgcaattcaaaagtaatacaacaactttccTTTTTCACATTATTTTGCACGTTAAATTTTTGTTGACACGATTTTGCATAAGGATTCCTCACTATGACAACACACTAAGTCAGACATGTGACAACCGTCACTTCACTCGAAAGATGCTATCAAATATGAACTTTAATATATCCCTACCTACCCATATTAAACACAACATTATTCACGTGCATTTAAAACCACCTACCACTCTGACTATAAATAAGTGACTATCTGAGCGCTTGTGGTTATCAGTTTCCCATAACAATACACCATAAGCCTTTGGTCCCAATACAGCCGTTTTCCACGCCTAAAACAAAGAAGATGTTTCCCAACAAACGAAAAATAATGCATGGTGAGATACAGCATCTCGCCCCACACATCGGCACAAGGCAGAACCTCAATGGATCGAGGCAGCAAGGCCACTACACACAATCTGTGTACACAATCATGTTGCCTCTGCCATTTCAATCGATGTTATGCCCAAAAgcattctaatctgacttgactaagcTTACGGGGAGCTAAGGCCAGCAATTTCGCagtctaatctgccctgactatGCAGATTTGGTCGTCCAACCAGGGTACACTACCTACCCTGTCCTCTTACTTGAGTAAGAGGAGCTCCCCCTGCAGTTTACTCTGCCCTGACTACCGCAGCAGAACCATCAGCTGCAACACTTTGGGTCCGACACCAGTGTACATTACctggtttggcaatccaaggctgggaggaacttttcccgcaGTCGCACCCCTATCCTACACAACGAGTACCTCTGTCGGACTACAAGACTACCCAAGAAAGCCTTCACACATACCCCTCGGTATGGGTGCACTAGAAAGACTTCTACCTCATGGCCCTAACCTCCCCGCCTCTGCCTCGACGCCCAACCCCGCATATTGTTTCCTACGTCTGGCCTGAACCGTATCGAACCCTCTAGCAAATGGTAGAGCATCAACCATGCTCTTTCATACACCCTAGAGGTCGGTCCCGTTCTGATAAGGCATCAACACGACTCTCCAAGCATAAGAAAGATTAACACTTAACGATAACGTTGGCTTCATAGAGTACAACACTCTCATTATAATCCAGTTTGACAGATGATACGCACGGCCATACATTTATGATCAACTCTTTTAAGTAATCAACGCATGAAAATGAGGAAAAATTTGCAGTTCACGCAATCAGAAGAGCACAGACAATTAAAAGCGGTAATTAATCAGCAGctgttatttataaattatgttacatTAATAACAATATTCGTTACATATCACATATTTCTTTACCCACTATATACAAATATTCTCTTAGTCATATTCAATCCCATTCAATACGGCACATGTACTCTGCCATCGTACTCTCTAGCTTCGGATGGCCTAACCCATATCGCTCACACGATATGTAGTACGGAATGCCGCTTCTAATTAGTGCCTCCAGCGCCCACGTTGAGTATAACCACTGTGGGTTATCGAAGATTCGCCTTAAAAAGGGCACCATCATCCACTCACGATGCTCACTTGCAACAGCAATGTCATCAGCCGCCTCTTCTGCCCTCTGCGCTGCTCACGATGCTCACCTGCAACAGCAATGTCATCAGCAATGCTCACGATGCTCACGATCTCGGATGCGCTGTCTCATGGATTCCATTACCTCCTCTTCTGCCCTCTGCAAAAATAAAACCATCATGTCATCAACACACGTGCCATATAGACCCACTATCTTGCCAATACATTTACGGCTACAAAAATAACACATACCTCAGCCGTCTCCTTCAACTGCTTCTTAGTTTTGGTGACcgcttcttcttttttcttcagCTTCTTCTCTAACTAGAGTTCCACCTCCAGCTTCTGCTTCCTGGCATCTACTACGCTCATCTCTGGCACCTCTGACTTTTGTTGcagttctttcttttctttctccaaAATCTCTTTATTTGTCTGCAACGACACTATATCCTCATGAAGGTCATTTATCATGCTGTCGAGCTTCCCCATGTGGGCTTCGTGTTGAGCGCAGACTTGGTTTCTCTCCATCCAATTATTGTTCATTGCCACCAAATCAGCTTTCAGTTTGTCACGCTCCACCTCGAGTCCGACAGTGCCTACTAGTTTCTCCTCTGTGGCGCCCACCTTCTTTTTAGCCTCTGCTAGCTCTGTTTCTAACTTTTTGATGGCTTCCACAAGCACATTTCGATTCGCTTTGGCCATCATTCTCCCCGCCCGCTCCTCTTCCAACTTCAGCGCCTGTTCTGCCAGTTTAGAGCTATTCTGTACAGCCGCCGCATACTCTCGCCTTGCAGCAGAAGCACATACATAACTCTGTCACACATCAATTACACTCATCAAAAATCACATTACACACGTATCACATGATACTCGCTCTATTCTGTAATAATAAAAGGTGCTAGTTTTTAACCAACTTACCATCCAAATATGGTCCGACACTTGTTGCAGCAAGTCACCTTGCCCACTCAGCGATCCAACAGCTTTTGCAGGAAGATGGGGTCTGCTTATGCGTAGCATCTCCTCCATCACCTCTGTAGATGCAGAAGGACCATATTCAGACACGACCCCCGCTCTGTCATTTACTTCTCACCTTGTTAATGCAGCAGCAGAAGCAACGGGGGCAACTGGCTCCCCACCTTCTGCTAACGTCGACACCATAACACTGTCAGACGTCAACGCAATTGTTCCCATTCCAGAAAGATATGGCTTGGAAGGGCGTACAAGTAAACTATCATCTTCACCCAAGTCGCTTGGAAGGTACACCAACATCTGCACGGCAGAAGACGTTAGTTGCTCCAAGAAAGCACTGGGAGACTCGAAAGTACTTGTACTCTTCGAAGATACAATgataatgtaacgacccgaattttctaatcgggcttagggccttgattagtgtgcctggagggcaataaatgctttaatatgctaatatgtggatttatgtgaatatatgataatgatgcatgtttagttgagttaaatgtgcaagTGGGCCCcctctggatattaggggcataaatgtgataaatgcgatatatatgtgatatgtctgtgcagcatgaTCCAAGATAGTCCTGGGGAGTGGATAGccaaagagtcacaacggggttgagattctgactcggagcgagtcgaggggtagttcgggttctaggtgtgttatggggttatcgggacatgaaaataaatatttggagatatatttgaggatagaatgtctaggagggaatattggagaaatttgccattttgccctcggggacgttttggtaccccgagccttgaggtaaccctttagacttaagttaagtaaaacaaaaaggaagaatcaCTTAGAAACTTTGGGGAAACCGACCTATACTCCTCCATTCAGCTAAGGATAGCTTCTCACCACTCTTTTCTTCTCTACTccttctctaaggcatatcaaaggcaaattctggtgtaagctagcttaagcaaggaattgggctgagAAAACTTAGGATCTTTAATCTTGAGGATTGAGGAACAAACAcagggactaagctctgcaaggtaagATCTAATTATTAAggttatgttgagaattgttcctggtttgtaagagtttgcatgttgattaAGTTTGATCTATCTTAAGTgttttagctgagttttggagcagattctgttaggttttgatgatgatattgagctggaatgtacGTGTTAAATATCTGGGTTTGTTAGATAAGTTTTGAGTGAgttggcttgaggaaaatgcagggaaggTGGTGGAAATTCTTGATTTGGAGATGAGGGTCGGgaccctaggaggggcgcgccgcggcccgtgtgcccGCGCGGCTAAgtgtggccgaggagttcatgcgcgccgcggcgcttggtgtgcgtgtcacggcccgtgtgtgttgcaggggtgtgctagcctctgttttgaggctagccgcggcgcttgagggtggggtcgcggctcttagtgcaagtctgcatttttaagggtgtttaggcttgggaattcaatggttaaggctcaggatggattttttcacctggattgatagaattcaaggtcccggaggttagagttatggctcaaatttatttattgggttagaaattgatggatggatgttgttaatgtgttgtgactagggtttcggagaggctcaagttagtggactgtgctcgggacatcggtgctcggagagcttgggactcaggtaagaaaacccttgttcccatagagcttgtatgcaggacTGAGCCCATTGTGTTTggactgcggggcgtagccctttaactgaatatgctagaattttgtacttgcttgctatgctatgtatgatattatgtgaatgatcagcGAGATCcgagaacggtgtaggccgagaatggcgaagggtcgggaacggcattggccacgttgagtgcaaggccgagaacggcaaggggccgggagcagcgttgagcacgtggagtgcgagttgccagggcgagtccttaaaaaggatacctgggatatcctcacggcatggtccgcgaacccagggcttggtaaacgcttaGGACGGcaaggccgtatgtgtttagcccattggtggcctgtttatatgcctgttatatgtgttgcatatgttatctgtttgtgggttttcttgctgggcttcggctcatagatgctctgtggtgcaggtaagggtaaagagaaggtcagccaaccatgagtatagcaggcgtgaggcgacGTGTGCATGTTTGACTAGCCTGACTGCCACAGCCAGcgaattttgggagatgcttgtaaataaacttagattttgtcgttcagtggacttggttcaatttttatgttgtaaatatttctaaactgtattttgggatcccaggtgtcaagcTTTTATGGTTTTCAATGCTATggtgttatttctaaagtttttcctctgtttatggcttaattacactatttgacctaaaacctcgattagcgagttgaaagcacgttttcaaactcacttagtaattgctctaaggaagtagggcgttacagataacCTCTCCTGGATGGGACTCAGAAGCCACAGGTGGTGATGCGGAAACAGCAACATTAAGAGTATGAACACCTGCTATTTCGGCAACCCCTAATTCCTGACATACGGGGAGAGTCTCAGAAATGACGGTCGTGCCTGACTCAACTGGCTGGGGAGGAGTGTTCACAGACTCAAAATCCCCTCCGAAAGCATCCTCCAGAAGTCGATTCTTACGAGAGGCAGAAGAATGGCGTCTCCCCTCTGAGCCATGCTTACGGCCAGCGTCAGAACCCCCAGCCAAAGCAGAAGTAGAGGGTAATGCCTCTGACGACTTCATACAGACGCCAAGGGACTTCGCCTCGATTGGTAGGCCACCTTGCGCACCATCTCCAGTCACCACCTCTGATGATTTAGGTGGTGTAGGAGATACAACCGCATCATGAGCCGCTCCTTCTGGACCTGCCTTCGAGGAGGACCCAACTACATGCGAAGAAGAAGACGACCGAGGTAAAGATCCAGCGGGGGCAGACCCTTGAGGCTTCTTGCACAGCGTTAGAGCCTGGCCGATTGGTAACTTCCCTGGAGTAAGCTTGGGGATTTCAAGGGGAGAACCCTTAGCAGCAGAGGCAGATCCCTTTGGGATCTGAAGCTTGGACGAAATACACTTCCCATCGTCCGAATCTTCGGATGACTCCTCGCGCGTCTTTCTCTTTCCTAAGGCATCCTTAGGCAGAGGCACCTACTGAAGAGGCTGAATTTGGAGAACATCAGAAGGCGTGGAGGATCGCCCATGAATACGGGAAGATTTGCGTGACAAGGCAGACTTGTCAGGAGAAGATTATGCAGCATTGGCTGAGCTAGAGccctctttctttttattttctgggATCCCTAGGCGCTTGGCACATGTGGCGAAGGTCTCAAAGCATGCTCGTTCACACTCGGTCTTCGATAAAGACAGAGTTGAAGAAGCAGGGGGAGACTTCTTCAAAAAAGCTCCCAGCTGCTTTGCACATGTAGCTGTAATTTTTCTTAGGGTCATGTCACCCTTCTGCGATCTGACCCGCACGGCACCAGGATCGACTCGATCCATAAAGCAGAGCCGGGTCATAATTTGCATACAGTAGGGGTTCATCACGCCCCTGATACTAATGGCATTCTCTTTAGACTCATGCAGAAGCCCATTCTCTATCAGCATGCTCTGCCATTCAGGACTCATATTAATCTGAGGCCAAGAAAAATCTGGTACAAGGAAGTAAAAAAGTAATACGCAGAGTCAGATTAATAGGCAATCATCCAGATATGATTAACTCACACTAAAAGCAATAAGgaacaaaataaaaacataaatcgcCTTTTATGAACACCTTGGCCAAAGGAAAAATTTCTTGAGGTAGGAATTTAGGATACCATGCTCCTCCAACGGCAAAGaagtatttatcccaatttcgATGGGAGCTGTCAAAATCAATAAAAATCGTTCGATCTTTTTGGGAGAGAGATAGAAGGTCTTCCAGGGTTTTCCCTCTATCGCCTTGTTCGTCATCTTGGTAAAGCATGCATAAATGTCATCTGACTGAATGTCAACGTTCCTAAGACTTCCTATCATCTGAGCACCGACTATGGATTGAATaatatttggaagaaattgagAAATGTGAGCTCCGGAGTTCGAAATTACTTGCACCAACAAAGCAGGAAGAGGGAAACGGAGCCATTCGATGTGTCTCAGACTCATGACAATTTTGGTGGGCTTGACTACATCTTTGAATCGCCATTCTCGAAGTTCAGCATCCGAAAGCATCCGTACCGTGACATTGTCAGGAATATTGAACGATTTGCGTATGCGTTCATACGCATTCTTGTATCCTTCGCGATCCAAAGGTTCAGGAGATGAGCGTGAAGACATGATCGAGAAGATTGAGATGATCGTTGTAAGATTAGAAGGATGGTTATCTTTAGGGTTTCTTCCCTCAGAGCTCTTTTCTAGAAAGTTTAGAATAAAGTTTGAAAAATTTGAATGAGAATTATTTTGAATTAGAACTAGTTAAATGAGAAGTAAAATTCTGAATCGAGTGCTTCACTCGGTAATTGTGTTTGCATTAAATTTTAAATGTAGCTTGTCAGGAGATTCAATGATCGTGTACCTACGAACCCCTCGATCTGTGGAGAATGACGGCTTTGGGCAAAAAATTTGGCattgaagagtcggcccaagatTCGAGTAATTTAGCATGCCTCGTCTGTTCGAAGCTTGGgccagggggcatctgttgggcccaaaatattcGGCCCAAAGTTCTATCCTCATTTACTGAACATTCAAAATGAATCGCTTTGGCCTGCAGAAGCTCCGAAGGCAGAAGCCATGGGTCAGAGGCGGTCTGCGCCTCTGACCTCCGAATACATAATTTAAAATCAGCGtgttttggagggaaattcggtTATCTTTCCTCCACCAATCATG from Humulus lupulus chromosome 5, drHumLupu1.1, whole genome shotgun sequence encodes the following:
- the LOC133780607 gene encoding uncharacterized protein LOC133780607; its protein translation is MEEMLRISRPHLPAKAVGSLSGQGDLLQQVSDHIWMSYVCASAARREYAAAVQNSSKLAEQALKLEEERAGRMMAKANRNVLVEAIKKLETELAEAKKKVGATEEKLVGTVGLEVERDKLKADLVAMNNNWMERNQVCAQHEAHMGKLDSMINDLHEDIVSLQTNKEILEKEKKELQQKSEVPEMSVVDARKQKLEVEL